Proteins encoded in a region of the Rutidosis leptorrhynchoides isolate AG116_Rl617_1_P2 chromosome 9, CSIRO_AGI_Rlap_v1, whole genome shotgun sequence genome:
- the LOC139865739 gene encoding CASP-like protein 4D1, producing MTIKTIAYSALVLRILTLLFLVASAVCLLCNSYKLGGDKYTWKDIKTYRYVFATAVIGVVYTLFQIPFAVYYAYKEKRLIRHSCLPEFDFYADKLVSYILATGVGAGFAASMELKEYTDEVVTLLDFIRATIDLGFDIDQFHSRVDKYFHRGIITTILLTLGCVCMVIISILSSLNRSSGTKSFFG from the exons ATGACGATCAAAACTATTGCATACAGCGCTCTTGTGTTAAGGATCCTTACTCTTTTGTTTTTAGTTGCTTCTGCGGTTTGCTTGTTATGCAATTCTTACAAACTCGGTGGTGATAAGTACACATGGAAAGATATCAAGACTTACAG GTATGTTTTTGCAACGGCTGTCATAGGCGTTGTCTACACGTTATTTCAGATCCCTTTCGCGGTATACTACGCGTATAAAGAGAAGAGGTTGATTCGCCATTCGTGTCTTCCTGAATTTGACTTCTATGCCGATAAG TTGGTCAGCTACATATTAGCAACTGGTGTTGGTGCAGGCTTTGCTGCATCAATGGAGTTAAAAGAATACACAGATGAAGTGGTTACTCTTTTAGATTTCATACGTGCAACAATAGACCTTGGGTTCGATATCGATCAATTCCATTCGCGGGTAGATAAGTATTTTCATCGCGGTATCATTACAACAATTCTTCTTACTCTTGGTTGTGTTTGCATGGTGATCATCTCTATTCTTTCATCTCTCAATAGATCATCTGGAACCAAAAGCTTCTTTGGTTAA